CGACTGCCCGGGCAACCAACGTGATCAGAATGGCCGTCGAGTGTGTTCAGTGAGTCAATACGAGTAGTTTGTCGTCAGCCCTGACGAGGCAAAACGGACCTGGCGGCGAGTTGAACGTGTGTGTCTGTTTCTCAGAGATGAGGAGTTTCTCGAAGGGCTTCGAACAGGCCGGGCAAGCAAACCCTTCGCGGTTGGCCAGATACATGGTTTCTCGGTCCTCGCTCAGCAGTTTCAGTCCGTGTCGATACTCGTGGACGTCGAAGCCGC
The sequence above is drawn from the Halorhabdus sp. CBA1104 genome and encodes:
- a CDS encoding flagella cluster protein; the encoded protein is MEQLDVNGGFDVHEYRHGLKLLSEDRETMYLANREGFACPACSKPFEKLLISEKQTHTFNSPPGPFCLVRADDKLLVLTH